The proteins below come from a single Zea mays cultivar B73 chromosome 8, Zm-B73-REFERENCE-NAM-5.0, whole genome shotgun sequence genomic window:
- the LOC100217161 gene encoding putative cytochrome P450 superfamily protein, whose product MDGHGAVSPWSVLGGAAAVLFLWLASQVLEWAWWAPRRVNRALRAQGLRGTRYRLLCGDLIEEQRLRAAALARPVPVDRPHDFLPRVAPFLHRVLQEHGKLSFTWFGPTPRVLITDPELAREVLSNKCGDFVKSLLSPLSTLLVAGLVVLDGEKWVKHRRILNPAFHAEKLKGMLPAFLACCNELVDRWEKQISASAEPTELDVWPEFQNLSGDVISRAAFGVSYEEGRRIFLLQAEQAERLVQSFKTNYIPGFSLLPTENNRRMNEIDREVKTILRGIIEKRQKAAKNGEATKDDDLLGLLLESNMNYSDSDGKSSKGITVEEVIGECKVFYFAGMETTAVLLTWTVAVLSMHPEWQDRAREEVLQVFGENKPDFNGVARLKVVTMVLYEVLRLYPPVAAINRRTRQPTKLGGVTYPAGVMLTTPVMFIHRDPALWGSDADEFNPGRFADGVSKACRDPGAFAPFSWGPRVCIGQNFALLEAKLAVSMILQRFAFEVSPAYVHAPYTVLTLHPQHGAPVRLRRL is encoded by the exons ATGGACGGACACGGCGCGGTCTCGCCGTGGAGCGTGCTAGGCGGGGCGGCGGCTGTGCTGTTCCTGTGGTTGGCGTCGCAGGTGCTGGAGTGGGCCTGGTGGGCGCCCCGGCGCGTGAACCGTGCGCTGAGGGCGCAGGGCCTGAGGGGCACCCGGTACCGCCTCCTCTGCGGCGACCTCATCGAGGAGCAGCGTCTCCGCGCGGCGGCCCTGGCAAGGCCCGTCCCCGTGGATCGGCCACACGACTTCCTCCCTCGCGTCGCGCCTTTCCTTCACCGCGTCCTCCAAGAGCACG GCAAGCTCTCGTTTACATGGTTTGGGCCGACCCCAAGAGTTCTAATCACCGATCCCGAGCTTGCCCGGGAAGTGCTGTCGAATAAGTGTGGCGACTTCGTGAAGTCGCTGCTCTCTCCCCTGTCAACGCTGCTggttgctgggctcgtcgtccttGACGGTGAAAAGTGGGTCAAACATCGAAGGATTCTGAATCCGGCATTCCACGCGGAGAAGCTGAAG GGAATGCTGCCGGCGTTCTTAGCATGTTGCAACGAACTGGTTGACAGATGGGAGAAACAGATCTCTGCTTCCGCTGAACCAACTGAGCTGGATGTCTGGCCAGAGTTCCAAAACTTATCGGGAGATGTGATTTCAAGAGCTGCGTTCGGTGTTAGCTATGAAGAAGGCAGAAGAATTTTCCTACTTCAGGCGGAGCAAGCTGAACGCCTTGTTCAATCTTTCAAGACAAATTACATCCCTGGCTTCTC TCTCCTGCCAACAGAAAACAACAGAAGGATGAATGAAATCGACAGGGAGGTGAAGACGATCCTGAGGGGCATAATAGAGAAGAGACAGAAGGCAGCCAAGAACGGTGAAGCAACCAAGGACGACGACCTGCTGGGCTTGCTACTGGAGTCGAACATGAATTACAGCGACTCGGACGGCAAATCCAGCAAGGGGATTACGGTGGAGGAGGTGATCGGCGAGTGCAAGGTGTTCTACTTCGCAGGGATGGAGACCACCGCCGTGCTGCTCACTTGGACAGTGGCCGTGCTAAGCATGCACCCGGAGTGGCAGGACCGTGCCAGGGAGGAGGTCCTGCAGGTCTTTGGTGAAAACAAGCCGGACTTCAATGGTGTGGCACGCCTAAAAGTG GTCACCATGGTGCTCTACGAGGTGCTGCGCCTGTACCCTCCGGTGGCGGCCATCAACCGCCGGACACGCCAGCCGACAAAGCTCGGAGGCGTCACGTACCCGGCGGGGGTCATGCTTACGACGCCCGTCATGTTCATCCACCGGGACCCTGCCCTGTGGGGGTCCGACGCCGACGAGTTCAACCCGGGGAGGTTCGCCGACGGCGTGTCCAAGGCGTGCAGGGACCCCGGCGCCTTCGCCCCCTTCAGCTGGGGCCCGCGCGTCTGCATCGGCCAGAACTTCGCTCTCCTGGAGGCCAAGCTGGCCGTCAGCATGATCCTGCAGCGCTTCGCGTTCGAGGTGTCGCCGGCGTACGTCCACGCGCCCTACACCGTGCTGACGCTGCACCCGCAGCACGGCGCTCCGGTCAGGCTGCGCAGGCTATGA